The Oncorhynchus masou masou isolate Uvic2021 chromosome 25, UVic_Omas_1.1, whole genome shotgun sequence DNA window ctgtaagtcactctgaataagagtgcctgctaaattactaaaatatataatatattatatgtaTAACATCTGTTACATTACTAACGACTGTAAAAACAGTTGGGTTATGGAGCAGTACCACCATAAGCTGAGTGAGGAGTCTCCAGTGCTTCTGGGAGAGGTCTGAACCAGTAGGGCAGTGAGCAGAAGCAGACAGAACAATGACACTCTGCTCTGGAGCCATCTCCAGATCCTCCATCATTTTTTGCACACCCACACCCCTCTGCTCTGTATCCCAATACCGATACCAACGGACATCCTGGATCCCTGCTGCCTCAAAGATACCAGCCAAGGAGTCTGCAGAAAGGAACATGATGACTAGAGCTTCAGCACCAATATCATCAGCAATACCAATACTATATTGCTCTGTGATTGTGTTTTTAACTATGTGCATGCTCTCCTCCCCCCGCTACTTACCAtcacagggggaggagagatagactGGCCCACACCAGACACCGCTCACATTGTACCAGTGCTTCAAGAGCTCAGCCCCCAGACGGACAGCCCCAGTACAGCCCACAGTCTGCACACCCAACACCTATAGAATAATGAGCACAGGGGAGGGGAGTAAAATCAAAATACTCTCAGCCATAATGTATTATCCAATGCCACTTACAAGCTGATGTTGATTGATTACATAAAAAGTAGTGTGTGGATAGGGAAGGGGTGGCCAAAGTGTAATTACATAATTTACGCTGCCATTGAGCTTGTGAAAGGCCTATCTTTGTGTTCAGATGGCTGTTCTTGATTGATGGCTTGGTGCAGTGCTTGTTTAAAGACAGTTTCATAACCTTGAGCTATAAATCAGCAAGCCACCTACTTACTGTATGAGAAAACTGTGAGGATCACACATGAGGTCATGTTGATCCATGGAACATACACAGAAGACAGCAAAGATTACCCTGTTCTCCACAATGGCATGGCAGTCCCTGCCCAAAACCAATTCTGTTGCTCTCCTGGTGAATTCTGGAAGGCCAAAGGATGATGGATACTCTGGACAGAGAGTGGGGTCTGTGCAGATCTGTTGCATTATTTTCCCAATGAGCGGGCTCACAGAGGTCTGACCTTCCTTGTTGAGATACTCTGAGGTCCCAAAAAATAGTTATGACAATAAATATTTTAATGCTTAGGCTAGAATAAGCTGTAATATATTACCCTAAAATAGTAACTTCACAAGCTTAACTAaataattataaaatatatattatttgatCAGTAGTGATATTCTGCCATTTAGTCTAGTTGAACTCAGTCAGTGGTTCTTACTCAAAGCACAAGGACCAGACACTAGGGTCAGTGACAACAAACGCGAATGAGATGCATAGAAGTCAGCGAGCTGAATTTATGAGCTAACTCACCTCTTCCCGCCAAGTACACTTTGCTGAGATGAGTGTCTGTTTTGAAGTCAGCCAATAGCTTGGTTTCAGGATTCGGTTCGGCAATTGGAGTGTCGACGAATATAGAGAGAAGAGTTATTCCCCGGGCTTGAACATTTTCAGTGGAACCCACTCCACCATCACTATTACATGTTTGCCTCATCTTTTTTAGTTTCATCACCCTGTTCTGTCAGCACTAAGTAAGCCACCAAGCCTTTGTTTATGGTTGTTGCTTAGCTACATAACATCAATTTAAATACCGTATCTTGGCAACGTCTGTGATGGATGGCTTCTATCGTTCTCTTATAAATAATATCAACGGGTTTCACTAGTTAGTTACCACAGCCATAAAGTCAGCATTGGATATCGTAAAAATTAATAATAAAACAAATGTTGCTTGTTGTTCTTAacttaagtttagggttaggcttaAGTTTAGcaatttggttagggttagggttaagtgtaACATCTAATTTTAAGAAGATCAATTACAGAAATAGGCCGGGGTTAGGATTTAGTGATTGTGGTAACTAGGGACGACCCTTATAAATTGACAGGTTTGAGATTTCGTTCTCATTGACCTCTATGCTGAGTAGCCTTCGCATCGACACCGAGCTGCAATTTTCCTAGGTTAAAAAAATGATGTAATCTTCAACCTAGCGATTTCCCAGGAAGTGTTCCAGAACAGGTAAAAGTGTGGCGTTTGCTTTCCTTTAATGAAAGTATGTCCTCTTCACTTTTTGGCAATATAACGTTTATACAGTAAAAATGTAGGCCTATGGAAACAAAAAAGTTGCTTTTTTTAAACATGGCGCCCTGCTCCTGTTCCTCAAAACCCAACTGTAGAAACCCACAGAAGAGAGAATTGAAAAATATGAATTAGATTATCCCTGTCAACAAGCTACAGACTCTTTTGTGTGGTTTTAAATGTAAATGCTGCTTTTAAAATTAACATTTTTACTCCATGTTCCTGATTGAACATTTGAACCATTCAAACCAAATTGTCCCTTTGTAAAGTAAGGCACAATTAAGCATTATACTCAAGGCCCTTTACTCAaagcccccagtcagactgcatTGATGATGCCGACACAGCAGTTTTCCTATTGAATCCCTGTATAGTAGCAAGTGTAGACACATGGTTGCTGACTGAAGCACCTTTTTAAGATAATTTGCATGTTAGAGGGTCGAGATTTTTCAGAAATTTGCAGCTAGAAATGTAACATATAGAGCTACTGTCTCATCTCACGTTTACATTCAATGCATTGTATTTTGCATTCAACAAGTGTGAACTTGGTGCACATCATTACAGAACAAATAAAAGCTCACATTTGTGGTCACAACATTTGAGGCAGATTGTTCAGACTCAGCTGTACACTAGGTGGCACTGCATGTTTACGTAAATCGTTCTTGCTCCATTTGCAGTAGGTATACTTGAGCCCCTGATTCTTGTTGGAACCCTTCTTCACAGAATACAACATGTTGGTACTCTTTTGATCTTGGGCAGTGTGAATGATGAAACTCATGTTTGTTCTCTCTTAACATTTGACCTAATTTAATCTCCTTTTGATGCCAATAGATTCACAAGATCCAATAGATTCACAAGAACCTCATTGATCATctagcagggtagtctagtggttagagcgttggactaacaactggaaagttgcaagttcaaaccccctagctgacaaggtacctgAACCTTAACTgcctgaacaggcatttaacccactgttcctaggccgtcattataaataagaatttgttcttaactgacttgcctagttaaataaaggtaaaataaaaatctaGTATGCATGCATATCACTGTTGTAGTTATGAGATGAATACTCCCCCTGACCTACTGTATGACTGCACTTCACTGTGTGAATACATTCTTGTGTATTATGCAAGCTGATCACTGCAGAGAAGCTGCCTGACCTTCAAATGTATCAGATAGGCATCTCTCTCTGTACAGTATGGCCGTGTCCGACATCTGGCTGGGCTACTACTTACTTAAACTGCATATTGAGTACTAATTGTACAACATACTATTTAGAACATACTGTTTATTAAAAAACAAATCCAGTAAAGCTGCATTCATATCCACGTGGGAAGGCAATTACCAGTTGTGAAGTCGTAAATACCAGTTAGATGCATTCATGTGCTTTGAACTTTGGCTAATGGCCACCAACCTGCGTCAACCATAAATTACAGAGTTAAAGATgcatataattattatttttttaaatagtgacactgacaaggtacaaatctgttgttctgcctctgaactggcagttaacccactgttcctagaccgccattgaaaataataatctgttcttaactgacttgcctagttagataaaggtAAAATGTACATAGAGGTAggggcaacaggatagataatagacaggaGCAGCGGCATACattacgtggtgtgtgtgtgtgaatgtgtgtgtgtgaatgtgtgtgtggcgtcagtGTAACTGGTGAGAAATGGCTatctagttagcggggtgcgcgctaatagcgtttcaatctgtgacgtcactcgctctgagaccttgaagtagttgtttcccttgctctgcaagggccgcggcttttgtggagcgatgggtaacgatgctttgtgggaggcagttgttaatgtgtgcagagggtccctggttcgagctcaggtaggggcgaggagagggacagaagcaaaACTGTTACATTAGTATgcatgtgtgcgcatgtgtgtgtgtgtggtggaatgccagtgtgggtagagtccagtttttaatgtaatttttttaatgtatttcacctttatttaaccaggtaggccatttgagaacaagttctcatttacagctgcgacatggccaagataaagcaaagcagtgtgacaaaaacgaccccaacagagttacacatgggtttaacaaacgtacagtcaataacacaatagaaaaatctctATACAGCATTTGCAAATGCAGTAAGATtatggaggtaaggcaataaataggccacagtggcaaaaataattacaatttagcattaacactggagtgatagaggtgcagatgatgatgtgcaagtagagatactggggtgcaaaaaagcaaaaataaataacaatatggggatgaggtagttgggtgggctatgtacaggtgcagtgatctatgAGCTGCATTGACAGTtagtgcttaaagttagtgagggagatttgagtctccaacttcagtgatgtTTGAacttcgttccagtcattggcagcagagaactggaagaaaaggtggccaaaggaggagttgactttggggatgaacagtgaaatacacctgctggagtgcgagCTACGggtggtgcttaaagttagtgagggagatttgagtctccaacttcagtgattttttgatcttcgttccagtcattggcagcagagaactggaaggtggccaaaggaggagttggctttggggatgaccggtgaaatacacctgctggagcgcgtgctacgggtctgtgttgctatggtgaccagtgagctaagataaggcggcgctttacctagcaaagacttatagatgacctggagccagtgttgCCAACTTAGCGACTTCATCGCTATATTTagtgagtattcagacccctctagcGACACATTTTCAAAAAATCAACTTGCGACAAATCTAGCAACtttttctggtgttattggagGCCCCACCCCTGTCCCAAAGCACTCACAGGCAGCCCAGTCCTCACGCAGCAGTCCCTCCTagctgcagtcagagcaggagatgttcacccctccGCGTCCAGATTGCAAATGAATCGCGCATGCGGGAAGCCGCCGCTGGCTGATTCCGCCCTGGCTTACATTCAGGGTgggatgtaaatgtaaaatgttctttgTCTAAAATATATCACAGCACAAAATAAATCACTGCATTTGACTCACACAGCCTTGGTCACTTACTCAccttgtccactgtgtgtgtgcctctctgtgaCATAAGCTAAACATCTAGCTGGCTAGCTCATCATGTCACAGTCTCAACTGTACACTCAAAAATACAGAAAGCAGTGGATATCAAACACTGAATTCAAAGGCTGGTTGAAGCCGTTTATTGTAAGGCTGATTTCTATGCCAAACTTAGTGATGTAAAAAACACATGACAACTCAAAAACATACTCAAAATGCAAAGCTGCCATTTATGGTTAAAAAACTTGACTCTGCAAAAAAGGCTGAGGCCACCATGGCATTAGCTATTGCTAAACATTGTTCCATGCTGGCATGTGATCACATTAGAGAACCATGTAGAGCTGCTTTCTCAGACTCCACTGCTGCTACCCACTTCAACATGTACAGGACATAGTGCACTGAAATGATTAATGGTGTTCTATCACCATACTTTCTGAAAAGGTTGGTTACAGGTGTGGGTGACCAGCGTTTCAGCCTCCTCAATGAGTCCACGGATGTAAGTGTTTCTAAGTACCTGGGGGTTGTGATAAGGTACTTTAGTGACACCAAGCTGACAATTGTATCAACATTTCTGGGGCTTGTTGAGTTGGAGGAGATGCCAAATCTATAGCCTGTACTGTTGTGGCTTTCCTCGAGAAGTGTTGTCTTAAAAAAGAGAAACTCCTGATGATAGGGACTGACAATGCCTCTGTTATGACGGGGATTAACAATGGGGTCCATAAAGTGCTGAAGGAGGAGTTTGGCCTCAAATATCTGGTTCTTTTTCACTGTGTGTGCCACTCGCTGCAGCTTGCTGTAAGTCATGCTCCCAATGACACCATCCCCCGTAGTGTGGAGTACTTGGTACGAGAGACTTATAACTGGTTTTCAGTGTCTCCAAAGCACAGGGAGGCCTACAAGGCCATATATGAGACCATCAACTGTAGGCAGAAACCTTTACAGGTAACCAAGGTGTGTGCCACATGTTGGCTCTCCATTGAACCCACGGTTTCATGCATTTTGGACCAGTGGGAGGAGCTTAGGCTGCATTTCACAGTCACCAAGTCCAGTGAACACTGCTACATGGCTGAGGTTTTATACTCCATGTACAGTGATCCTCAAAACATATTGTATCTGACTTTTTTGAAGTCAGTGCTGGTTGAGGTACAGTTGGCCATCAATGCTTTTGAGGGAGAGCAAGTAGATCCTATTAAGCTACTTGACAGCTTGGTTAGCCTGATCAAGGGTGCTGAATCCACTGGCAAATGTTGATGTACTCGAAGGGCCAAAATATGGATACATCAGTCCCAAACCTTACCTTGGTTACCTTTTTGAGTCAAAGGCAGCTGAGCTCCACCTTGCGCCTGAGGATGAAAACGATGTCCGAAAGTGGTGTGTAGCCGtcaccatctccctcactaatggGGCGGcaacgtagcctagtggttagagcgttggactagtaaccagatggttgcaagttcaaacccccgagctgacaaggtacaaatctgtcgttctgcccctgaacaggcagttagcccactgttcctaggccgtcattgaaaataagaatttgttttctttactgacccctagttaaataaaggtaaaataaataaataaataaataaaaatgagttGAGGGTGAGACTGCCGGACAACATCGAAGCATTGCAGTACATGTCAGTTTTCAATGTGGAGGAAACTCTAAAGCACAATAAGAGCAATGGAGAAATAGACAATAGAAAAAATAGCCAAGCTCCTTGGCTACTCCTCTGCAGAGATAGACAAGATTGCCCAGCATTGGCATGCCATCCATCTTAGTAAATGAAATGAGACAAAAAACACACTGGGCTTCTGGAGTGAGATTTGGAAGTTCAGGGATGCAGCTGATATCAACCCTTTTCAAGAACTTGCCATGgctgctgtgtctgtgttgtcCTTGCCACACTCAAATGCTGAAGTCGGGAGAGTATTTAGCTAGATGAGTGTGATAAAAAGCAAACTTAGACATCGGATGTCCTTGCAGACCCTTAACTCCATCCTGTACATTCGATATGGACTGAAGCTGTCTGGTGAGGCTTGCTATGAGCACCAGCTGTCTGATAATGTTGTGCAGATGTTTGGCTCATCAGCTGCTTACTCATTTACGTCAGCTCCCTCAGTTGCTGAACCTGCCATAGAGAGCCTTAACCAAAATGACGATGACCCACTCTTTCTGTGAGCCAGcatagcctgtatgtgtgtggatgggggtctgaaaaaacaacaacaattaacCTGAATTAGGGCCAGACTAGTTACCATCATTTTCTCACATTGACGTTGACAGTTTTTTGACAGTCTCTTTTTGGTCCATTTAGGTTGTATACAATCTACattaacaaaaaaatgtaaaaaattatatAGTTAAAAATGTTAATGTTTTACTGTGACTTGTTGTAGGCTCCTAAGTGGACCATAAGGTTAAAAACGAAACCAAATTAAGAAAACCAaactaaaaaaataaacaaaaaaacaaagtaACTCCGCCAGTGTCTCTTTTGGTTCACTTTTGCCCAGTTCCAAGCCCGGATAAAGGAGGAAGGTTGGAATTGTgacataaaaaaaacaagaatcaACAGAAAGTTAATTTGTAGTTCTTaacatatttagggtgttttttaCTCACTTTTTTCTCTCCCACGACGGTATTCTTCTCTCCTacatcacaattacatgcacatggcCAGTTATGCAAATTAGGCGATGCCGTCATTTAGCGACTTCTCGCGACATTTAGGACtgccaatagctactttccttactgaggagttggcaacactgcctggagccagtgggattggcgacgaatatgaaacgagagcatacaggtcgcagtggtgggtagtatacagggctttggtgacaaaacgggtggcactgtgatagactacatctaaTTTGCTgatgagtgttggaggctattttgtaaatgacatcgctgaagtcaaggatcggtaggatagtcagttttatgagggtatgtttagcagcatgagtgaaggaggcattgttgcaaaatagaaagacgattccagatttaattttggattggagatgcttaacgtgagtctggcaggagagtttacagtctaaccagacacctaggtatttgtagatgtccacatattctaagtcagaaccgtccagagtagtgatgctagtcggttgaagagcatgcatttagttttaccagcatttaagagcagttggaggccacggaaggagtgttgtatggcattgaagctcgtctggaggtttgttaacacagtgtccaaaagaagggccagaagtatacagaatggtgtcgtctaagTAGGGTTGTACCtagtaggttccttgataatttgtgtgagattgagggaatctagttcagacagtgtgtgtgcatagagtcagtgtaaTAGAATTGTTTCAAAAAAGGGTCAAATTTGAGGCTATGaataagaagttggagctcttttctaTCTGCATTAGCAAGGACAACACATAATTGTATGATTTGTGTGTGctaatgaactcaagcttacggacaatatcaaatgtgatatagcgaagcacctgagtgagttgggtgcataattatgcaggtactttcccaaaacggatcacacaaacaactggattcgttatccctttcatgccctgcctctagTCTACTACACAATATGTGAACatgagagcctcatcgaaattgcaacaaacggttctgtgaaaatgtaatttaattgtaacgagtgcgctgagagttGGGAAGAAAGTACAGGGAGTgattgttttaataaataaatgaaacaatAAGCACGAAACAGAACCAATGCACTGAcatgaaacagagtcaataacacgtgaggaaagaaccaaggggagtgacagatatagggaagttaatcaaggaggagatggagtccaggtgagtgtcatgaggtgcTGGTGCgcttgacgatggtgacaggtgtgcgggataatcagtTGCCTGATGACCTAGAAGCCGGAGAGGAATTATATgcgacagtaccccctccccgatGCGCAGATCCAGCCGCAGGACACCGACAAAGGGGACGAACCTGGGGATCAGGAGCAGCCCGATCACGAGGCATGGGAACCTGTCGAGCCGGCTGGGGCGCGGAAACCTGACTGACCGACTGATGCATGGGAGCCTGGtgatctggctgaggcatgagaggctgacgagccggctgaggcaggggagcctggcgatctggTTGAGGCATGAAAGCCTGTAGCGGTTGCCAACGTCATTTACACTGACCccaaaaatataataaaataacaCTCTCCGATGCTTCCCTTAAGTGAGATGTTATTCTGTAATGAGTGCGCTAagagttgggaagcaagttcagggagtgagtgttttaataaataaacaaagcaataaacacgaaacacaaacaatgcaccgacatgaaacagagtcaataacacctgaggaaagaaccaagcggagtgacagatatagggaaggtaatcaaggatgtgatggagtccaggtgagtgtcatgaggcgctggtgcgcttaacgatggtgacagatgtgcgggataatcagcagcctgatgacctagaggccggagagggatgAGATTAATGAgattaatcagaagccactgccagatttctggactgcgctcagagtatcctgccttggcaaatcgcattgttaagacactgatgccctttgcaaccacgtacctatgtgagagtggattctcggccctcactattATGAatactaaatacaggcacagactctgtgtggaaaatt harbors:
- the got1l1 gene encoding putative aspartate aminotransferase, cytoplasmic 2 → MRQTCNSDGGVGSTENVQARGITLLSIFVDTPIAEPNPETKLLADFKTDTHLSKVYLAGREYLNKEGQTSVSPLIGKIMQQICTDPTLCPEYPSSFGLPEFTRRATELVLGRDCHAIVENRVLGVQTVGCTGAVRLGAELLKHWYNVSGVWCGPVYLSSPCDDSLAGIFEAAGIQDVRWYRYWDTEQRGVGVQKMMEDLEMAPEQSVIVLSASAHCPTGSDLSQKHWRLLTQLMVRCRFFPFFLLPAQGLCHGDFQQDAWPVRLCASLGMELLCAQSFSHSFGLYGERVGHLLCVLKQSSSLLAVQSQAEKQVRALWSRPSVRGARVVATVLSNPAHHVEWQEGVKSMVERGILVRERLREKLRLLGCPGSWDHLIQQGGLYCCTGLNVQQVEFLEKRRHIYLHPNGCLNVSAINSCNLDYIAESIHLALTSVF